The stretch of DNA TGACCACAGATTACCTTGAAAAAGATCCTTTGTATCCTACTGGCTTGGTGAGAATCAAACTCTCTCAAGACCGGGATGCCGAATATGAGATAGAAAATGATGTTGCTTGGGACAATATTCGAGAATCGGATCCATTAGACGAACTGGCTCATCGCGCCGATGCCGTTTGTTTTGGAACCCTAGCCCAGAGAAGTGTCGTCTCAAGAAAGACGATCCAGTCATTTGTGAAACGATGTCATTCAACAGCCCTCAAAATATTTGACCTGAACCTGAGGGGGTTTTTCTATTCAAGAGAGGTTATCCTGGAATCACTGGCGCTTGCCAATGTCGTGAAGGTGAGCGAGGCCGAGTTGAGAATTGTTGCTTATCTTCTTTTACTGAAGGGCGAAGATCGGGATGTTTTAAAAGAACTTTCGGAGCGATTTAATTTAAAACTTCTGGCCTTGACGAAAGGAAGATCAGGAAGTGTCCTTTATGCACAAGGAGAGATTTCGGAACACCGACCTTTCCCCTCAAAAATAATTGACACGGTCGGCACAGGGGATTCATTTGCCGCCGCCTTGGCAGTCGGGATGTTGAGTGGGGGGATGACTTTGGGTCGTCTCAATCGATTTGCCAATCAGGTTGCCTCGCTTGTCTGTGCCTCGCGTGGGGGGATGCCTCGTCTCTCTTTCAAGGAATGGAATTTTCTGAAGGGGGGGCTACTGAAGGACTTAACGAAAAATACTGATTAGTTTGAGATAAACTTTTGGCTTTCCTCACGGAGACAATGAATAAACTCTAACGCAAGGGGAGACAGAGGCTTTCCTTTTTTGTAGGCGATACCGACAGTTCGCCCGGCTTTCGTTGCCACCGGGATTGGGTAGACACGACCATTTTGCAAATCGGCCTGAACCGAATGATACGGTACAATCGAAAGGCCCAATCCGGCCTCAACCAATGAGACAATGGCGGATACCTTGATATTTTCAAATACAATTTTTGGTGTAAATCCCAAATGACGAAAAACATTGTCAATTTGAAAACGTGTTAAGGAACTACGGGGGAAGAGGATGAATTTTTCTTTTTTCAACTCGGCCTTTCTCTGAATAGCTGCGTGCTCTTTCGAGCCAATGAAAACCAGGGATTCTTTAAAGAGGGTTTCCGCACTCAACTCAGGCGGCAAATGATCGATGGTACAGATCGCAAAGTCTATCTTTTCGGCAAGAAGGTGTTGCACTGCTACGGAGGTTGCATAAATAGAGGGATGCACCTTGATATTTCTTCGTTTTGCCAGAAGTTTCTTTAATGCCTTTGGTACAATCGATTCCATTGTTGAATCCACAGATGAAAATTTCAATTTTCCTTGGGTGATGTTCTCGAAACTGAATGCTTTCTCCAGTTTCTCGTATTGGACGAGTAGATTTTTGGCTAGCCCATAGAGATGCTCGCCCTCCGGTGACAACTCCATGTTATTCCCCTTGCGTCGTAGAAGTGTTTTGCCAAACCGTTTTTCCAGAAAGCGAATGTGTTGTGTCAGGGCAGGTTGTGTTAAGTGAAGGCTCTTTGCGGCACGGCTCACTCCCCCGAGATCTACTATTTTTACTAATGACTTGAGTCGGTCCATCATATAAATTATATTTATTTATTAATAAAAATTATTAATTTGTTTTATATATTTTTCTTTTCTAAGTCAACCTCTCAAGGCAAGAAGAATTTGGCAGGGAGGTTTTTTGAAAACCAGCTTAACAATAAAAAATATAAATAATATCAGTATGTTATTTATAGATAAGAAATTGAAAAAGACTAAATCGTTTTAGCTTGACATTCTAAATCGTTTTAGATATTTATTAACAAAATTAAAACGATTTAGAACTGTACCAGGCGTTGGGGGAACCCGGTTACTAAGGAGGTGTTTTATGACCGATAAAACCGCAGCCACAAGGCTTCCCTGGGCCAATATCCCCATCGTCAATGGGATCCCAGCCAACGAGGTCGCCCAATCATGGGATCTTAAGACCTCAAAAATTCAAGAGGTGTTTGGTTGTACCAGAGAAGAGGCAGAGGCTGTTATTGCCACATTAAACAGCCCGTCTTTAAAGAAAGAGGCAGAGGCTGGAACGGCCTTTGTTGATTTTGATCATGTCTCGATTTGTCGATCATTAGAGTCTGGTTCGGGGGCAAAATGTTATCAAAAACATCAACAATGTCGACCCTACTTTCCAAATGAAAGTTGTTTTTCAATCACGGTCAGCAAGGATTATTCAAAGATCCTCCCCATGGCCAATTGGAATCCTTACAACTATCAAAGAATCAGACAGTGGTTAAGCCGACTCGAGATGACTCGTGATGAGTCACAGCTGATCCTCTCTGATTATGACAGCACCTTGATTGTGGGGGATACCGGGCCGGTCGTGATGAAGATAGCGGTTGAACGTGGTTATGCAAAATTCCGTGAGGGGGAACAGCCGTACATGCTGGAGCATTATAAGGAGCTCCATCCCGATTATCAATTCGACCCCGCCAAGGAGAATCCCTATACCTGGTGGAAACGATGGACAAAAGACAATCCCCAATTTGATGCCAACGCGCTGGCCATGGGATTTGCTGGCATGACCGTTAAACAGATTGCAGAGTGCATCATGGCCGCAAAATACGACCCAGAATATCCGAAGGCCTTTCCTGAATTGAAAGACCTTTTTAATCATTTAATCAACAAAGGAAAGATTGTGGGTGTGATCTCGGCCAGCCCCTACCTTGCGGTTGCATTGACCTTGAAAGATAATGGGGTCAAGGTTCCTCTCTGGGCCGTTGAAGGGACTGATTTTTATGTCAAACACCCAAAGAGTGGACAAGCTGTCTTATTATCTAATCTGGTCAATACGGAACTCTTGGCCAGAAATCCAAATGCCACCATTGAGGATGTGATTAAGGAATATGGTGACCTTGTTGCGATGAGGGCGGTTCACGCGGTTCAACCGGGACAAAAGGGGAAGGGGGCCAGTGGTGTCGCGATCGCCTGGAGGGGCATTGACTATTGGAACAAACACAAAAGAGGTCATGGGGAGATGCCGCTGACTCTCGACCAGATGAGGTTGGTTGGTTATTTTGGTGATAACACGGCGCCGTTTAGCGATATGTTGGGGGACAATCCTGTCTCAGCCGGTAATGATCAAGGGCTGGCAAGGGTCTTGGTGCCGGAAAACCTATTGGTCGTCAACATCAACCGA from Deltaproteobacteria bacterium encodes:
- a CDS encoding carbohydrate kinase, producing MKHTIVGIGEILWDYFPDGKKVGGAPTNFAYHADRLGAKGVVVSKIGNDTAGREILKKLKKDSLTTDYLEKDPLYPTGLVRIKLSQDRDAEYEIENDVAWDNIRESDPLDELAHRADAVCFGTLAQRSVVSRKTIQSFVKRCHSTALKIFDLNLRGFFYSREVILESLALANVVKVSEAELRIVAYLLLLKGEDRDVLKELSERFNLKLLALTKGRSGSVLYAQGEISEHRPFPSKIIDTVGTGDSFAAALAVGMLSGGMTLGRLNRFANQVASLVCASRGGMPRLSFKEWNFLKGGLLKDLTKNTD
- a CDS encoding LysR family transcriptional regulator, translated to MMDRLKSLVKIVDLGGVSRAAKSLHLTQPALTQHIRFLEKRFGKTLLRRKGNNMELSPEGEHLYGLAKNLLVQYEKLEKAFSFENITQGKLKFSSVDSTMESIVPKALKKLLAKRRNIKVHPSIYATSVAVQHLLAEKIDFAICTIDHLPPELSAETLFKESLVFIGSKEHAAIQRKAELKKEKFILFPRSSLTRFQIDNVFRHLGFTPKIVFENIKVSAIVSLVEAGLGLSIVPYHSVQADLQNGRVYPIPVATKAGRTVGIAYKKGKPLSPLALEFIHCLREESQKFISN
- a CDS encoding haloacid dehalogenase-like hydrolase, which gives rise to MTDKTAATRLPWANIPIVNGIPANEVAQSWDLKTSKIQEVFGCTREEAEAVIATLNSPSLKKEAEAGTAFVDFDHVSICRSLESGSGAKCYQKHQQCRPYFPNESCFSITVSKDYSKILPMANWNPYNYQRIRQWLSRLEMTRDESQLILSDYDSTLIVGDTGPVVMKIAVERGYAKFREGEQPYMLEHYKELHPDYQFDPAKENPYTWWKRWTKDNPQFDANALAMGFAGMTVKQIAECIMAAKYDPEYPKAFPELKDLFNHLINKGKIVGVISASPYLAVALTLKDNGVKVPLWAVEGTDFYVKHPKSGQAVLLSNLVNTELLARNPNATIEDVIKEYGDLVAMRAVHAVQPGQKGKGASGVAIAWRGIDYWNKHKRGHGEMPLTLDQMRLVGYFGDNTAPFSDMLGDNPVSAGNDQGLARVLVPENLLVVNINRGTDKGTGEIDFKEKVRNTENFRGFVAQLRRIYGGAVVLEQDSISKGPAKGIFLPNRLSSLIPFMRDRFEVECRPEDGNYTKINYQGRYEYDFDKLVCKSPRLGVPDFTIGRGLPYGQRRDTDIECFDREEGLYLTERSLSGGLTCYTRNREFDFWLEGVPEGLALKRYHSYPGALGSSFMRWLYKGLERLIALRPENDRYDPYVSD